In one Lolium rigidum isolate FL_2022 chromosome 3, APGP_CSIRO_Lrig_0.1, whole genome shotgun sequence genomic region, the following are encoded:
- the LOC124697174 gene encoding endo-1,4-beta-xylanase 5-like isoform X1: MRSSSSALKHVAVLFLVSWMAAHCGNELVVAAGPPGQSPSFRQKTGWYDYSAYTDCRGQPEPAQYNGGILRYSNSDDPTGYKTTETGVLSPAFVVYDLNKTTMYTFSGWIKLEGSSSALVTARLAPDNSGTRCIGTVLARSDCWSFLKGGFTLDWPTQTSVIFFQNADRTPMKITVASGSLQPFTMDQWSMHQKDTIRKRRKRMATIHVADPHGTRVVGATVSVQQTAKDFPFGSAIASTILGNDAYQKWFVDRFNAAVFEDELKWYSTEPASGLLRFDVPDQMLAFVRSHRVMVRGHNIFWENQDATPRWVKGLSPEDLRSAVNTRIQSLMTRYRGEFAHWDVNNEMLHYNFYEQRLGPNATADFFSVAQDADPLATLFMNEYNVVETCDDGSSTVDAYVARLKDLRAAGAVLEGIGLEGHFSKPNIPYMRAVLDKLATLNLPIWFTEVDINNKFDAQTQAVYLEQVLREAYAHPAVSGVMLWTALHQGGCYQMCLTDWNLNNLPVGDVVDRLLQEWQTGQATGLSDAHGAYSFSGYLGEFVVTVNYGNTSAQSTFSLSPGDETRHITVQI, from the exons ATGAGGAGCAGCAGCTCAGCTCTGAAGCATGTTGCGGTGTTGTTTCTCGTGTCTTGGATGGCGGCGCATTGCGGCAATGAGCTCGTCGTTGCCGCCGGGCCTCCTGGTCAGTCCCCATCCTTCCGTCAAAAAA CTGGCTGGTACGACTACTCTGCCTACACGGAC TGCAGAGGCCAGCCGGAGCCAGCGCAGTACAACGGCGGGATTCTGAGGTACAGCAACAGCGACGACCCGACGGGGTACAAGACGACGGAGACCGGCGTCCTGTCCCCGGCATTTGTGGTCTACGACCTCAACAAGACCACAATGTACACCTTCTCAG GCTGGATCAAGCTGGAAGGCTCTTCCTCGGCTCTGGTCACCGCGAGGCTGGCCCCGGACAACTCCGGCACCAGGTGCATCGGGACGGTTCTCGCCAGGAGCGACTGCTGGTCCTTCCTCAAGGGCGGCTTCACCCTGGACTGGCCAACCCAGACCTCGGTCATCTTCTTCCAGAACGCTGACAGGACCCCGATGAAGATCACGGTCGCGAGCGGCTCGCTCCAGCCGTTCACCATGGATCAATGGTCGATGCACCAAAAAGATACGATCCGGAAG aggaggaagcggATGGCCACCATCCACGTCGCCGACCCGCACGGCACCCGCGTGGTCGGCGCGACGGTGTCCGTGCAGCAGACCGCCAAGGACTTCCCGTTCGGCTCGGCCATCGCCTCCACCATCCTAGGAAACGATGCTTACCAGAAATGGTTCGTGGACAGGTTCAACGCGGCAGTGTTCGAGGACGAGCTCAAGTGGTACTCGACGgagccggcgtcggggctcctcCGCTTCGACGTGCCGGACCAGATGCTGGCGTTCGTGCGCTCCCACCGGGTGATGGTGCGCGGCCACAACATCTTCTGGGAGAACCAGGACGCGACGCCGCGGTGGGTGAAGGGCCTCTCCCCGGAGGACCTCCGCTCCGCCGTGAACACGCGCATCCAGAGCCTCATGACCCGGTACCGCGGCGAGTTCGCGCACTGGGACGTCAACAACGAGATGCTGCACTACAACTTCTACGAGCAGCGGCTCGGCCCCAACGCGACGGCCGACTTCTTCAGCGTGGCGCAGGACGCCGACCCGCTCGCCACGCTTTTCATGAACGAGTACAACGTCGTCGAGACCTGCGACGACGGCTCCTCCACCGTCGACGCCTACGTTGCCAGGCTCAAGGACCTCAGGGCCGCCGGCGCCGTGCTCGAGGGGATCGGCCTCGAGGGCCACTTCTCCAAACCAAATATCCCTTACATGAGGGCCGTCCTCGACAAGCTCGCCACGCTCAACCTGCCCATCTGGTTCACCGAGGTGGACATCAACAACAAGTTCGACGCGCAGACGCAGGCCGTGTACCTGGAGCAGGTGCTCAGGGAGGCGTACGCGCACCCGGCGGTGAGCGGCGTCATGCTGTGGACGGCGCTGCACCAGGGCGGGTGCTACCAGATGTGCCTCACGGACTGGAACCTCAACAACCTGCCCGTCGGGGACGTCGTCGACCGGCTGCTGCAGGAGTGGCAGACGGGCCAGGCCACCGGGCTCAGCGACGCGCACGGCGCCTACAGTTTCAGTGGCTACCTCGGCGAGTTCGTAGTCACCGTCAACTACGGCAACACCTCGGCACAGTCCACTTTCTCGCTATCTCCGGGGGACGAGACCAGGCACATCACCGTTCAGATTTGA
- the LOC124697174 gene encoding endo-1,4-beta-xylanase 5-like isoform X2 has protein sequence MRSSSSALKHVAVLFLVSWMAAHCGNELVVAAGPPAGWYDYSAYTDCRGQPEPAQYNGGILRYSNSDDPTGYKTTETGVLSPAFVVYDLNKTTMYTFSGWIKLEGSSSALVTARLAPDNSGTRCIGTVLARSDCWSFLKGGFTLDWPTQTSVIFFQNADRTPMKITVASGSLQPFTMDQWSMHQKDTIRKRRKRMATIHVADPHGTRVVGATVSVQQTAKDFPFGSAIASTILGNDAYQKWFVDRFNAAVFEDELKWYSTEPASGLLRFDVPDQMLAFVRSHRVMVRGHNIFWENQDATPRWVKGLSPEDLRSAVNTRIQSLMTRYRGEFAHWDVNNEMLHYNFYEQRLGPNATADFFSVAQDADPLATLFMNEYNVVETCDDGSSTVDAYVARLKDLRAAGAVLEGIGLEGHFSKPNIPYMRAVLDKLATLNLPIWFTEVDINNKFDAQTQAVYLEQVLREAYAHPAVSGVMLWTALHQGGCYQMCLTDWNLNNLPVGDVVDRLLQEWQTGQATGLSDAHGAYSFSGYLGEFVVTVNYGNTSAQSTFSLSPGDETRHITVQI, from the exons ATGAGGAGCAGCAGCTCAGCTCTGAAGCATGTTGCGGTGTTGTTTCTCGTGTCTTGGATGGCGGCGCATTGCGGCAATGAGCTCGTCGTTGCCGCCGGGCCTCCTG CTGGCTGGTACGACTACTCTGCCTACACGGAC TGCAGAGGCCAGCCGGAGCCAGCGCAGTACAACGGCGGGATTCTGAGGTACAGCAACAGCGACGACCCGACGGGGTACAAGACGACGGAGACCGGCGTCCTGTCCCCGGCATTTGTGGTCTACGACCTCAACAAGACCACAATGTACACCTTCTCAG GCTGGATCAAGCTGGAAGGCTCTTCCTCGGCTCTGGTCACCGCGAGGCTGGCCCCGGACAACTCCGGCACCAGGTGCATCGGGACGGTTCTCGCCAGGAGCGACTGCTGGTCCTTCCTCAAGGGCGGCTTCACCCTGGACTGGCCAACCCAGACCTCGGTCATCTTCTTCCAGAACGCTGACAGGACCCCGATGAAGATCACGGTCGCGAGCGGCTCGCTCCAGCCGTTCACCATGGATCAATGGTCGATGCACCAAAAAGATACGATCCGGAAG aggaggaagcggATGGCCACCATCCACGTCGCCGACCCGCACGGCACCCGCGTGGTCGGCGCGACGGTGTCCGTGCAGCAGACCGCCAAGGACTTCCCGTTCGGCTCGGCCATCGCCTCCACCATCCTAGGAAACGATGCTTACCAGAAATGGTTCGTGGACAGGTTCAACGCGGCAGTGTTCGAGGACGAGCTCAAGTGGTACTCGACGgagccggcgtcggggctcctcCGCTTCGACGTGCCGGACCAGATGCTGGCGTTCGTGCGCTCCCACCGGGTGATGGTGCGCGGCCACAACATCTTCTGGGAGAACCAGGACGCGACGCCGCGGTGGGTGAAGGGCCTCTCCCCGGAGGACCTCCGCTCCGCCGTGAACACGCGCATCCAGAGCCTCATGACCCGGTACCGCGGCGAGTTCGCGCACTGGGACGTCAACAACGAGATGCTGCACTACAACTTCTACGAGCAGCGGCTCGGCCCCAACGCGACGGCCGACTTCTTCAGCGTGGCGCAGGACGCCGACCCGCTCGCCACGCTTTTCATGAACGAGTACAACGTCGTCGAGACCTGCGACGACGGCTCCTCCACCGTCGACGCCTACGTTGCCAGGCTCAAGGACCTCAGGGCCGCCGGCGCCGTGCTCGAGGGGATCGGCCTCGAGGGCCACTTCTCCAAACCAAATATCCCTTACATGAGGGCCGTCCTCGACAAGCTCGCCACGCTCAACCTGCCCATCTGGTTCACCGAGGTGGACATCAACAACAAGTTCGACGCGCAGACGCAGGCCGTGTACCTGGAGCAGGTGCTCAGGGAGGCGTACGCGCACCCGGCGGTGAGCGGCGTCATGCTGTGGACGGCGCTGCACCAGGGCGGGTGCTACCAGATGTGCCTCACGGACTGGAACCTCAACAACCTGCCCGTCGGGGACGTCGTCGACCGGCTGCTGCAGGAGTGGCAGACGGGCCAGGCCACCGGGCTCAGCGACGCGCACGGCGCCTACAGTTTCAGTGGCTACCTCGGCGAGTTCGTAGTCACCGTCAACTACGGCAACACCTCGGCACAGTCCACTTTCTCGCTATCTCCGGGGGACGAGACCAGGCACATCACCGTTCAGATTTGA